cgaaatttctaacttctgaagcaattcacctggccgctgatgctcatattttacctggctgacaattgagacaccgagctgcatactccactatgtatttcttcatctgcctccaccaatagtgttgtcttagGTCCTGCttcatctttgtagcacccgaatgaatggagtgccgcgaactgtgagcctattggagaatcaactcacacaaaccatctatattaggcaaacacagcctgccctgcatccataatacactgtcatctccaatagtgacttccttggcatcaccgtgctgaactgtgtccttaaggacaaacagatgtggGTCATCGTACTGatactctctgatacgatcataaagagaagattgagaaaccacatAAGGCTAAAATCGGCTCGGcttggaaatatccaatctgacaaactggttggccaaggcctgaacatccaaggctaaatgcctctctgttaccggtaaatatgctaagctgcccaaactctctgccttacgactcaaggcatcgaccactacattggccttcccgggatgatagagaatggtgatatcataatccttaagactgccgcaaattaagatccttctatttaaacagatgctgtagactccggtgatcggtgtagacctcacaatggacaccgtacaaataatgccgccaaatcttcaaggcatgaacaatagctgctaactcaaggtcatggaccgaataattcttctcatgtaccttataactgtctggacgcgtaagcaatcaccctaccatcttgcatcaacactgcgtcgagaccaataagcgacgcatcacaatacacagtataagaccctgaacctgtaggtaatatgAATAcaagggctgtagtcaaagctgtcttgagcttttggaagctctcctcacattcctcggtccacgtgaatggagcacccttctgggtcaatttggtcataggtgcagcaatagaagagaaaccctctacaaatcggtgataataccCTGTCAAAcgaaggaaactccggatctctgtagctgaggacggtctggaccaactctgcactgcctcaatcttcttcggatataCCTTGATCTCCTCACACGAAACTATATGGCCTAAAAatcccaccgaatcaagccagaattcacactttaaaaatttggcatataacttcttttctctcaaagtctgaagcacagtcctcaggtgctgctcatgatcttcccaactttgggaatacaccagaatgtcttcaataaacacaatgacgaaagaatcaagatagggctgaaatatattattcattaagtgcataaatgctgctggggcgttggttatCCCAAACGACATTACAaggaattcataatgaccataccgagtcctaaaagcagtcttcgggatatctggttcccaaatcttcaactgatgatagcctgaacgcaagtcgatcttagagaacactctggcaccctgaagctgatcaaataggtcatcaatacgtggaaatggatacctgttcttcactgtaaccttgttcagctggcggtaatcaatatacatccgcatagaactatcattcttcttcacaaataagacacaattaccccaaggcgatatactaggccgaatgaagcccttatcaagcaactcctgtaattgttcttttaactctttcaactctgctggggccatacgatatggtggaatagaaatgggttgagtgcctggtaacaaatcaatgccaaagtcaatatccctatcgggtggcatacccggaagttccgctggaaatacatcaagaaaatcccttactataggaactgactctacagtgggagtatcaatactaacatctctcacataggccagatacgcatcgcaccccttctcaaccattcgttgagccttcaaaaatgaaacaaccctgctaggaacatgatccaaggtacctctccaccctagccgtggtagacctggcatagccaacgtcactatCTTGGCGTATcgatcaaggatagcgtgatggGGCGACAAcgagtccatgcccaaaataatatcaaaatgcACCATACTGatcaataataaatcagctctggtctcaaaaccactaataacaattaaacacgaccgatacacgcggtccacaataatagattcacccacgagtGTAGATAcgtaaacagaagaactcaaggaatcacgggatacacctaaatacggggcaaaataagatgacacataagaataagtggagcctagatcaaataagactgatgcatctctatgacatactggaataatacctgtgataatagaatcagatgcaacggcctctgtcctagcaggaatggcataatatctggcctggcctccctctctagggcgacccctacctgttcgacctccacctctagctggctgtgcaggtggagtggcaactggtgcagtaaccatgacctgagaagcctgagggccctgtggaataggtggggcctgataAATatttggaggtgcacccctcctaagtctggggcaatccctcatgatatgataagtgtcaccacactcaaaataagccctcagaggacgtggctgctgggactagctcgggcctgatcgactagattgCCCGCTGAAAgaaccccgtacaggaggtacagtagacactggcggtgcataatatggaacctgaggtctgggagtagccggaatactaCTGAAagatggaagtgctgaatgaataggatgacttacatagcctctaccatgacgggctgcagctggggcacgagcaatattatatgtgctagaatctcagggtctcttagcttccctctcttctctctcctgagtccgcataccttctaatctcctagcaattgacaccacctgctggtatgtgatgtccatctccagttctcgggccatactagatatgatactagggtggagcctcTCAATAAATccgcgaacccgctctcgaacagtagcaactaaggctggtgtatgcctagccaaatcactgaatcagaccgtatattccgacacggtcatagaaccctggcgcaactgctcaaactctgcatgccatgcatctctaagactctgaggaacatactcccttaagaacatatctgaaaattgagtccaagtgagtgaagctgcctcagccggactatccaactcatatgcccgccaccactggtaggctgctcttCTAAGCTGGagtgccgtgaaagaaaccccactggaagtcacaatacccatagtacgaaggatacagtgacatttctccagaaaatcctaagcatcctctgaagctaaaccgctgaatgtgggagggtggtactttttgtaccccAAATTCTCTccataagatgtcgtgatggcacctagtctctaagactaggtaagcctatcaatgcggaataacaattaaaatatgaaataaataaatctacaattcacataattacaactcctaaaactaggtagaaataagtcacaagcttctaagaatttatcctcaatgtatctatatatcagggtctaaggaaaataaggaagcaacataataatgatagaaggggactccggagtctgcgaacgctggcagatatacctcgaagtctgcgtacacaggtagctcactgatgtctggactgATAGgatgtacatggatctgcacaaaaagatgtgcagaagcgtagtatgggtacaccataatgatacccagtaagtgccaagcctaatctcggtagagtagtgacgaggtcaggtcagactctactggaataataaaagacaaggtgaaatgtttaacaatataataaaaatgaaatgataatggaaatgattcaagcaagtagtatgtcaccaattaactacgcaaaataatggcaaataatatctcgtggaaacaaaacaaaattcttttcaactttaagaaaatcacaacaatagtcaaaggcaactgcggccataaatcaatatcaacaagggcactcccgaggtactgcctcatagtcccaaatcataaataaattcacaatatctcatttccttatatcaccgcgggagccttcacatttaattttaaagaaaaatattttttccgaaatagcatcccgcgttttagccacccttgtcacaccacatgacttctagtagttctcctactagccacgcgtatcaagccacccttatctcaccgcatgcatttcaacacccaaaccttataccaccgcatgtgtatcaatatcacaatatatcacaatttgcacctcaagtgcccaaataattcaatttgccaaaataaacaacatcaacaatacttTCCACAACATGGAGCTCACGACTCAATTACAATGagcacaaaatctcacaaaatattcgggaataaataactcagcaaaaaaataatatatatatttttttatacgtatgcctcagttccaaatttaaaatatcaaatacttcatattaaaaatatttaaattaaaaaaatttcaccttcaaataatgcacagaataaaagaaaccaagtttcagctaAATAGGTAAAACCAATTAGCAAGAGAAAGTCAAgcaaaatttaaagtatataaatcagatcaatgatggagaatataacaagatttaataatttaattaatatacaaaagtaatctacacaatttaaaacataatctttcacatttagcccgtgtacacactcgtcacctcgtgtacacaacttttatcacatcaataccaatccacagaaggttagacaagccacttatctcgagttgctccaatttaatcaagtagtatgccttttcctcgattttccgactccgatcaactcgaatctagtcctaattaattcgatatagtcaacaaaaattatagaatcaattatatatgaaaatactatatttttcaataaaaatctgaaattaactaaAAATAATCGCCCGTGGGTCCCACGTATCgcaatccggcgaaagttatgaaatatgaacgcccattcaaccacgagtctaacaataccaaaataactaaattccgataacaattcgaccctcaaatcctcaaatctatccaagagggttttcaaattttttccaacttaaatcaccaattaaatgttaaaaacagtgatggattcgggtaatctaactaaaattgagttaagaatacttaccccgatattttctctaaaaatctcccaaaaatcgcctcttcccgagctccaatccgtcaaaaatagaattttcagaacttaaactctctgcccagacatttgctctacgcgatcgcgaagtacagttaaccactgcccaggtttAACCCTACACGATCACAAACAATGccacacgatcgcgatgcacaagattctaactctacgcgatcgcatccctcttcacgcgatcgcatagagcaaacgcgtggcccagcttcctctcaagtttcccctacacgatcgcaaacaatgccacgtgatcgcggttgacctcacgcAATCGCGAGGAAAAAAAtcaacactgcctcaactaagcctacgcgatcgcgtcccaatctctgcgatcgcaaagaaggttTGAAATACCAGCAAAcagcagctaccagcagtgccaaaatgaaggaaaattatCCGAATACCATTCGAaatacgcccgagcccctcgagacctctaccaaatataccaaaaaatcctaatacatcatacgaacttagtcgattcttcaaatcacatccaacaacactaaaattaaaattcacaccccaattcaagcctaatgaaacttaagaatttctaacttctacagccggaacctatcaaatcaattccgattgacctcaaattttgcacacaagtcataaatgatataacggaggtatgaaaattttcagaactggattccgaccccaatatcaaaaagtcaattccccggtcaaacttccaaacttaaattcctattttagccatttcaaacctaatttaactacgtacttccaaataaaatttcggacacgcttctaactcccaaatcaccatacggagctattggaatcgtcaaaattctattccggagtcgtttgcacataagtcgacatccggtcactatttgaacttaaactttaaaacttggaactaagtgttccatttcattccaaaatctcaccggacctaAATCAATTACTCCGACAAGTTATATAttagttataaagtacagaatgagcagtaaatagaggAATGGAtatacaacttttaaaacgactggccgggtcgttacaatttgagTGTTGAATTAGAACAAACCTTAATTTGAGTGTCTAAATGAATTATACTAATAAATTTAAGGGGATGACAATGTATCCACCTTAAAGGTATTTATACATTCCATGAGAATCAATCAACATATTAAGTACGAAAATAAGTACTAGCTGATATCGAAACAACGAACCAGTGGCATAGCCACCCTGTGCAAAGGGTAGTCCTCAAGCGAAcacccttcgtcgaaaaattatattgtgtCTAAAGGTTAAATACTACTTTATATGGTGATATATTATATTTTGCTTACCCTTAACACAGTTGAGTGAGGCAATCTAACAGTTTAGGGTGTTCAAAGTGTCGTGTTGTCATGGGTTCAAACTTCAAAGTCCTGTCCATTTTTATTTGCCAAAATTAAACGAAAACCACCATGTGTGTTCTATTTGATTCTTTTTCAATCTAAAAAATTTCCTAATAAAATCAttcttaaaacttaaaatttggGTAAAAATAGACAACTAatcttaaaagtatttttttaactaaaagttatttcttaaatatattttataatttaaaagcCAAGCTctataaaaatttcttcaacaaaagcTCTCTACAAACTACAAATCCTTTCGTCTCTCTCTTTCCTTTGGTTTTATGCTTACATTATATTCTAATATTGTCATTTTGTTATTTTAATTGATTTATAAAATTATAGTCCTATTAAAAGTTTTTTTTATTGTGTAGCTAAATGTTGCATAGTTTGATTTAAAAATTGTGGTACATCATTCATGGACAAAAAAAATTATTGACTTGTttaaaatttgaacacccttagCTGAATTCATGTTTATGGACTTTTCTATTTCTattaagaattattttttaaTGATGATAGTATTCGACCAGGTTAAAAGTAATTAGTATAAAGTATACAACTCGTATATATTCCTTGTGAGCATCAATTACCTGTAATGCTAAAAAAGCACCCACGGCTTTTTGCTCCATCTTTCACACACGTGCGCTTTTTCTCCTACACTTTATTCCACCTGTTGTTCGTAATTTAGAGTATGTTCTTTCCATTTTAGTTCATATAACACTCCTTTTGCTCTGTAAAGTAGTCTTAAAAGGGTTAAATCCTATTCTACTAATAGtagtaaaatatttatttatgcaAACCATTGCTAGCTTTTGTACTACTCCTTCATTTCCTATCAAGACACTATATAAAGGAAATCACCACTTCGATAAACCATATACATTTTCACCTAAAACAACACAGCCTCTACACCATAACTAGCCTACTcaacaaagaaaaataaagcAGCTAATGACGACTAGACCAACAGTTATTCTTTTATCCAATATTCTTTGGCAGTTGCCTTTGCTTATTCTACTACTACCATTTCACCATAACTCAGCTAACGCTGCGGTTGGTGGCACGTGGGAGCTACTGATGTCCGACATTGGCATTTCAGCCATGCACATGCAACTCCTCAACAACGATAGAGTCGTCATGTTCGACCGTACTGACTTTGGTGCATCCAACATCGCATTGCCCAATGGCAAATGCCGCAATAACTCTAATGACCTCGCGTTAATAGTTGACTGCACTGCTCACTCTGTAGAATTCGACATCACCACCAACTCTGTACGTCCCCTCATGGTCCAGACCAATGTATGGTGCTCCTCTGGCTCCGCCACCTCCGACGGTTCTTTGGTCCAAACTGGTGGTTTCAACGACGGTGTAAACGTCGTAAGAGTTTTCAAACCGTGCATTACGGGAAAAAGGAGCACTTGTGACTGGCAAGAAATGGGAAATGGCCTAATTCAAAGCCGATGGTATGCTACCAATCATATGCTTCCAGATGGCAGGCAAATTATTATTGGCGGTCGTGCCGCTTTTAACTACGAGTTTTATCCCAAGACTGCTTCAACCAACAATGTCTTTAGCCTGCCGTTTCTCGAGCAGACTAATGATCCTATGGAGGAGAACAATCTTTACCCGTTTGTTTTTCTCAATGTAGATGGAAATCTATTCATTTTCGCTAATGACAGAGCTATCTTGTTCGATTACACGACGAACACGGTAGTAAAAACATACCCACAAATACCTGGTAGCGACCCAAGAAATTATCCAAGTACGGGTTCCGCAGTTCTTCTTCCATTAAAAAACTTGCAAGCACAAACAATCCAAGCTGAGTTTTTGGTGTGTGGTGGAACACCAAGAGGATCATACCTCAAAGCAACAACAGGTGACTTTTTGGGTGCATTAAATACTTGTGGCCGGATTACAATTACCGACCCGGATCCACAGTGGACAATGGAAACAATGCCACTAGCTCGAACAATGGGTGACATGGTAATTTTACCAAATGGAAATGTTTTGATCCTAAATGGAGCTGCCGCGGGCGCTGCTGGATGGGAACTTGGTAGAGACCCGGTCTTGTGTCCTGTAATTTATCGACCTGATAACCCACTTGATTCTAGATTCGAGGTACAGAACCCGAATATCATACCTAGAATGTACCACTCAACAACGGTTTTACTTCGAGATGGTCGGGTTCTTGTTGGTGGTAGTAACCCAAATGAGTTTTACAACTTCACTGGAGTTCTTTTTCCAACAGAGTTAAGCCTGGAGGCATTCTCACCATCTTATTTGGATTCAGAATCTGCTAATTTGAGACCACAAATCATCTCTTCCACTTCCCGCCATAAATTCAAGTATGGGCAAGGAGTTAACATTCAGTTTACTGTTTCAGGATTAGTGAACAGAGATTTGATCAAAGTAACAATGGTTGCACCCGGGTTTAATACACATTCATTTACTATGAACCAAAGAATGCTGGTACTTTCAAGTGGAGATGTAAGACTGATCGGAAAATTCGTCTATCAAGTCAGTTTGGTCTTTCCAAAATCAGGTAAATTAGCACCACCTGGTTACTATATGTTATTTGTGGTTCATCAAGATATCCCAAGCGAGGGAATTTGGGTTAGGATCCACTAACCACATTTGACTCAGCAAATTAAAGACTTGTTTTGTAGTGACAAAATTGACATTTTAATTTATATCAAGGACTGAGGAAAGCATCCTTAATTGGCTTGTTCTTTGAGAAGTTGTAAGCAGATAACTGGCTTGTTTTATAACATTGAGGATTTTGAAGGTATTCCAATCTATTGCAATAAGAAAAGACTTAGATTGATGACTTGCTATGTTAATTAATAGATGACATTCACGATTTTTTTTAAGGCTTCTCtttagaagaaaaagaaaactgaATTCAATATAATTTAAAGCCTGTCTACGAAGATATTCTTATAAAGCGGTGGCTTTTCAACCAAGAATATATACTTAATTTTTCTTCCTTGCAAATGCGGAAAAGCCAGCAAATGGCTATTTTCATATTTCGGTGGGAGATGCCTTCTGCGGATCACATACTGGAAAGAGGAAAAAACCATATGACACTTGCCAAAGTTAGTGTAAACATCTCTTTTTATCTAAAATAATTCACAGTCTAATACCTTTTTCATGCATGTAAAAATATTCATGATTAGGTAATCTCCATGAGATTCCAAGAGACAATGTGCACTTAATTAATTCGTAAAGATTAATCAGCTGATTAGATATAGCTAGCTTAACTAGTGCATGTATAGTGTTCTGACAATATAAAACCATACaatgaggaattttcagaaatcactattgtttagtggctattaacttcctatagctatcatatccataattattttttatagttactattcagttgttacggtagtgtattcgcatcgctgtattcatgaatacagcagcaaaaagcgcctaacaatcagggcagtccagctgtacgcgcatgtattcacatgtattcgcgccatgtattcatgaatacaacaacaaaaagcgcctaaaatcagggcagtccaccTGTACAtgtatgtattcacatgtattcgcgccatgtattcatgaatacaacagcaaaaagcgcctaaaatcagagcagtccagctgtacgcgcatgtattcacatgtattttcGCTGCTATATTCATGattaatacaacaacaaaaaacgcctaaaatcagggcagtccagctgtacgcgcatgtattcacatgtattcgcgccatttATTCATGAATGCAGTAACGAAAAttaccttaaaaataggtatgtccagctgtctaataacggaaataatatcaattagcgtgatacactcctaatataactcaacaaaatcaattctaacatacctcattatcaacacaattaattagaataatttttcagttgtatataacttttgtatttagtgttttttaatatttttttactgttgcattcattagattcaatatttgtatttactgtatttgCTATTTTATATTAagtgtattcaaatgtatttatattaacagtattttagttattcccaatacttcaatatattttattggttgtattcactgtatttctatttgtattaagtgtattttactgtattttaaaattaaatgtattcactgtttatattctgttctattttaatatttgtaTTTAGTGTATTTCAATATTTATATCCTTTATTTATGCATACTGTATGTATAGTATGCATGAATACATGTGTATTGCATAAGTGAATATATAATCTACAGTAAAGTGAGCTAATCCAACCAATCTTGCTTGTACAATGGAAAGGGCCACTAGTTTATCTCTCCAGCGAATCAAATTGGCCAAAGGTGCGCGTTCATGAGCCCATGCTAAAGTTTCAATCAATTCCTGCCAATATCCACGCCAAGAAATTAAGAACATAAATCCAGTAGCCCAAACAAGATGTCCAAATAAGAACATCCATGTCCAAACCGATAAACTATTCATACCAAAAGGATTATATCCGTTGATAAGTTGTGAAGAGTTTAACCATAAATAATTCCTTAACCAGC
This region of Nicotiana tomentosiformis chromosome 4, ASM39032v3, whole genome shotgun sequence genomic DNA includes:
- the LOC104101963 gene encoding aldehyde oxidase GLOX-like, translated to MTTRPTVILLSNILWQLPLLILLLPFHHNSANAAVGGTWELLMSDIGISAMHMQLLNNDRVVMFDRTDFGASNIALPNGKCRNNSNDLALIVDCTAHSVEFDITTNSVRPLMVQTNVWCSSGSATSDGSLVQTGGFNDGVNVVRVFKPCITGKRSTCDWQEMGNGLIQSRWYATNHMLPDGRQIIIGGRAAFNYEFYPKTASTNNVFSLPFLEQTNDPMEENNLYPFVFLNVDGNLFIFANDRAILFDYTTNTVVKTYPQIPGSDPRNYPSTGSAVLLPLKNLQAQTIQAEFLVCGGTPRGSYLKATTGDFLGALNTCGRITITDPDPQWTMETMPLARTMGDMVILPNGNVLILNGAAAGAAGWELGRDPVLCPVIYRPDNPLDSRFEVQNPNIIPRMYHSTTVLLRDGRVLVGGSNPNEFYNFTGVLFPTELSLEAFSPSYLDSESANLRPQIISSTSRHKFKYGQGVNIQFTVSGLVNRDLIKVTMVAPGFNTHSFTMNQRMLVLSSGDVRLIGKFVYQVSLVFPKSGKLAPPGYYMLFVVHQDIPSEGIWVRIH